Proteins from a single region of Humidesulfovibrio mexicanus:
- a CDS encoding manganese efflux pump MntP: MDNTELLTLAVALAMDAFAVAIATGAATRQVTARQTFRLAWHFGLFQALMPVAGWLLGGAVRHHIEAYDHWIAFALLGYIGAKMIREAFGEEDAARGDPTRGATLVMLSIATSVDALAVGLSLSVLGVSVWTPALVIGLTAMLFTAGGLHLGKTAVKAKRLGTYAEVLGGAVLILIGLRILWEHGALPA; the protein is encoded by the coding sequence ATGGACAACACCGAACTGCTCACCCTGGCCGTGGCCTTGGCCATGGACGCCTTCGCCGTGGCCATAGCCACGGGTGCGGCCACGCGCCAGGTCACGGCCCGGCAAACCTTCCGCCTGGCCTGGCATTTCGGGCTGTTCCAGGCCCTCATGCCCGTGGCGGGCTGGCTGCTGGGCGGCGCGGTGCGCCACCACATAGAGGCCTACGACCACTGGATCGCCTTCGCGCTGCTGGGCTACATCGGGGCCAAGATGATCCGCGAGGCCTTCGGGGAGGAGGACGCGGCGCGCGGAGACCCCACGCGCGGCGCGACCCTGGTCATGTTGTCCATCGCCACCAGCGTGGACGCCCTGGCCGTGGGCCTCAGCCTGTCCGTGCTCGGCGTGTCCGTGTGGACGCCCGCCCTGGTCATCGGCCTCACCGCCATGCTCTTCACCGCGGGCGGCCTGCACTTGGGCAAGACGGCCGTAAAGGCCAAGCGCCTCGGCACGTACGCGGAAGTCCTGGGCGGCGCGGTGCTCATCCTCATCGGCCTGCGGATACTCTGGGAGCACGGGGCGCTCCCCGCGTGA